A single genomic interval of uncultured Pseudodesulfovibrio sp. harbors:
- a CDS encoding VOC family protein — MDEVLALAVKNGGAIAKKPHDTFWGGYSGYFSDPDGYLWEVAYADFWQFKEDGSLVID; from the coding sequence GTGGATGAGGTGCTGGCCCTTGCCGTGAAAAACGGCGGAGCCATCGCCAAGAAACCGCATGACACGTTCTGGGGCGGCTACAGCGGCTACTTCTCCGATCCTGACGGATACCTGTGGGAAGTCGCTTATGCTGATTTCTGGCAGTTCAAGGAAGATGGGAGTCTCGTGATAGACTAG
- a CDS encoding VOC family protein gives MESRISIITLGVVDLERSYRFYKEGMGFPTTKKPEDGIIFFQTGGTCLALYPLDGLAEDVDPGFRPPAADLRASLLPIARRARKKWMRCWPLP, from the coding sequence ATGGAATCACGAATTAGCATCATCACTCTCGGTGTGGTCGATCTGGAACGGTCATACCGCTTCTACAAGGAGGGAATGGGATTCCCGACAACCAAGAAACCGGAGGACGGGATCATCTTCTTCCAAACCGGCGGAACCTGTCTGGCCCTGTATCCGCTGGACGGATTGGCGGAAGACGTGGACCCCGGCTTTCGTCCGCCCGCGGCGGATTTACGGGCATCACTCTTGCCCATTGCACGAAGAGCAAGGAAGAAGTGGATGAGGTGCTGGCCCTTGCCGTGA
- the htpG gene encoding molecular chaperone HtpG → MGKKTTHKFKAEVSQLLDILVHSLYTNKEIFLRELVSNASDALEKVRFKTTAEAGDDDTPLEIHITSDKDAGTITVTDTGVGMTRDELMQNIGTIAHSGTAELARKAEEGKESLDALIGRFGVGFYSVYMIADEVTVTTRSIEPGSKPIAWTSDGRTDYKLQELDEDLPRGTRIEVKIKEDLAAQFTNTAHIKHVINKHSNFVNFPIFIEDERVNTVSALWREPKFQISEEQYAEFYKFLTFDTEDPFDTLHTSVDAPVQFNALMFTPKSDNDPFGMGRENRGLDLYVRRVLIEKQNKDLLPEYLGFVKGVVDTEDLPLNISRETLQDNILMRKISSTLVKQVLGNLEKMAKDNADRYDEFWRIHGNLFKAGYMDFLNKDKFGNLVRFNSSASDDAKGLTSFADYISRAKEDQKEIYYAYGPSREALAISPHLEVFRKKGIEVLYLYEPIDEFVMDALRDFDGCTLVSAEHAEMEKLDKFETLEKEEKPEALSDDQKSTLDALIAKIKDVLGDAVTEVKASQRLSDSPVCLANPDGNVTSSMDKIMRVMSKDSSIPKKVLEINPDHALVRNMLTIFEKNSDDPFIEQAANQLFESALLLEGYLTDPHALVGRVQDLLTKSSGWYVDSKK, encoded by the coding sequence ATGGGCAAAAAGACCACCCACAAATTCAAGGCCGAAGTCAGCCAGCTTCTCGATATCCTGGTGCACTCTCTTTACACCAACAAGGAAATCTTCCTGCGCGAACTCGTATCCAATGCCTCGGACGCGCTGGAAAAGGTCCGCTTCAAGACCACTGCCGAAGCAGGCGACGACGACACGCCGCTCGAGATCCACATCACTTCGGACAAGGACGCAGGCACCATCACCGTCACTGACACCGGCGTTGGCATGACCCGCGATGAGCTCATGCAGAACATCGGCACCATCGCCCACTCCGGCACCGCAGAACTCGCCCGCAAGGCCGAAGAAGGCAAGGAATCCCTCGACGCACTCATCGGCCGTTTCGGCGTGGGTTTCTATTCCGTATACATGATCGCCGACGAAGTCACTGTCACTACCCGCTCCATCGAACCCGGTTCAAAGCCCATCGCATGGACCTCGGACGGCCGGACCGACTACAAGCTTCAGGAGCTTGACGAAGACCTGCCGCGCGGCACCCGCATCGAGGTCAAGATCAAGGAAGACCTCGCCGCCCAGTTCACCAACACCGCGCACATCAAGCACGTCATCAACAAGCACTCCAACTTCGTCAACTTCCCGATTTTCATCGAGGACGAACGCGTCAACACGGTGTCCGCCCTCTGGCGCGAACCCAAATTCCAGATCAGCGAAGAGCAGTACGCCGAATTCTACAAGTTCCTCACCTTTGATACCGAGGACCCGTTCGACACCCTGCACACTTCGGTTGATGCGCCGGTCCAGTTCAACGCACTCATGTTCACCCCCAAATCCGACAACGACCCGTTCGGAATGGGACGCGAGAACCGCGGTCTGGACCTCTATGTCCGCCGCGTGCTCATCGAAAAGCAGAACAAGGACCTGCTCCCGGAATACCTCGGCTTCGTCAAGGGCGTGGTCGACACCGAAGACCTGCCGCTCAACATCTCCCGCGAGACGTTGCAGGACAACATCCTCATGCGCAAGATCAGCTCCACGCTGGTCAAGCAGGTGCTCGGCAATCTCGAAAAAATGGCCAAGGACAACGCCGATCGCTACGACGAATTCTGGCGCATCCACGGCAATCTCTTCAAGGCCGGTTACATGGACTTCCTGAACAAGGACAAGTTCGGCAACCTCGTGCGCTTCAACTCCTCGGCCAGCGACGACGCCAAGGGACTGACCTCCTTTGCCGACTACATCTCCCGCGCCAAGGAAGACCAGAAGGAAATCTACTACGCATACGGCCCGAGCCGCGAGGCCCTCGCCATATCCCCGCACCTTGAAGTGTTCCGCAAGAAGGGCATTGAGGTTCTCTACCTCTACGAACCCATCGATGAATTCGTGATGGACGCCCTGCGTGACTTTGACGGTTGCACCCTCGTTTCCGCCGAACACGCGGAAATGGAAAAGCTCGACAAGTTCGAGACCCTTGAGAAAGAGGAAAAGCCTGAAGCGCTTTCCGACGACCAGAAGTCCACGCTCGACGCGCTCATCGCCAAGATCAAGGACGTGCTCGGCGACGCCGTCACCGAGGTCAAGGCATCCCAGCGTCTTTCCGATTCCCCGGTCTGCCTTGCCAATCCCGACGGGAACGTGACGTCCTCCATGGACAAGATCATGCGTGTCATGTCCAAGGATTCGTCGATCCCCAAAAAGGTGCTTGAGATCAACCCGGACCACGCGCTTGTCCGCAACATGCTCACCATCTTCGAAAAAAACAGCGACGACCCGTTCATCGAGCAGGCCGCGAACCAGCTCTTTGAATCCGCACTGCTCCTCGAAGGCTACCTCACCGATCCCCACGCCCTCGTGGGCCGCGTGCAGGACCTGCTCACCAAGTCGAGCGGCTGGTACGTGGACTCCAAGAAATAG
- a CDS encoding MerR family transcriptional regulator — protein sequence MTGKKVLSVAEIARELELPESTVHYWKNRFAQHLPSVGRGRQKRFRPEAVEVFATISRLLKEGHTARDVMDQLSQEYPLQADAVPESGYVPAPVNSAAMEPAMKMAASIGLEIAKSVGEGIRSVLANTSEGGADVSEVKLGLEEAALRISTQMEETETLKAENEILKEKLKVMEAEMIRLRKDRREMEKYLLDKIKSVST from the coding sequence ATGACCGGCAAGAAAGTGCTTTCCGTGGCCGAGATAGCCAGAGAACTGGAGCTGCCTGAATCCACGGTTCATTACTGGAAAAACCGATTCGCACAGCACCTGCCGAGCGTGGGCCGGGGACGCCAGAAACGGTTCAGGCCCGAGGCAGTGGAAGTCTTTGCCACCATTTCCAGACTGCTCAAGGAAGGCCACACCGCCCGCGACGTCATGGACCAGCTCTCGCAGGAATACCCCCTACAGGCCGACGCCGTGCCGGAAAGCGGGTATGTCCCGGCTCCGGTCAACAGTGCCGCCATGGAGCCCGCCATGAAAATGGCCGCTTCCATCGGGCTGGAAATAGCCAAGTCCGTCGGCGAAGGCATCCGCTCGGTGCTCGCCAACACGTCCGAAGGCGGGGCAGACGTATCCGAAGTCAAGCTGGGGCTGGAAGAGGCCGCGCTCCGCATCTCCACACAGATGGAAGAAACGGAAACGCTCAAGGCCGAAAACGAAATTCTCAAGGAAAAGCTCAAGGTCATGGAGGCCGAGATGATCCGGTTACGCAAGGATCGCCGGGAAATGGAAAAGTACCTCCTTGACAAGATCAAATCAGTATCTACTTAA
- the zupT gene encoding zinc transporter ZupT: METQTVLFAFGLTLFAGLSTGIGSALAFFARRTNTKILSLALGFSAGVMIYVSFVEIMVKARDALTGELGEVTASWVTALSFFGGIAFIALIDKFVPSYENPHEMHSIEEMDAGLENLPKNEAHDFDKLKRTGVFAAIAIAIHNFPEGLATFTAALTDPALGMAIAVAIAIHNIPEGIAVSIPLYYATGDRKKAFLYSFLSGLSEPVGALVGYLILMPFFTPTVFGVLFASVAGIMVFISLDELLPAAEEFGEHHLSIYGLIAGMGVMALSLLLFL; this comes from the coding sequence ATGGAAACCCAAACCGTTCTTTTTGCCTTCGGCCTGACACTTTTTGCCGGACTTTCCACCGGCATTGGGTCCGCGCTTGCCTTTTTTGCTCGGCGGACCAATACCAAAATATTGTCCCTTGCCCTCGGGTTTTCCGCAGGCGTCATGATCTACGTCTCCTTCGTGGAGATCATGGTCAAGGCGCGTGACGCCCTGACCGGGGAACTCGGCGAGGTCACGGCCAGCTGGGTGACCGCGCTGTCCTTTTTCGGGGGCATCGCCTTTATCGCTCTGATCGACAAGTTTGTTCCCAGTTACGAGAACCCGCATGAGATGCATTCCATCGAGGAGATGGATGCGGGGCTTGAAAACCTGCCGAAAAACGAAGCCCATGATTTTGACAAGCTCAAGCGGACGGGCGTGTTCGCGGCCATTGCCATCGCCATCCACAATTTCCCGGAAGGGCTGGCCACTTTTACCGCGGCCCTGACCGACCCTGCGCTCGGCATGGCCATTGCCGTGGCCATCGCCATCCACAACATTCCCGAAGGCATTGCTGTGTCCATCCCGCTGTATTATGCCACCGGGGACCGGAAGAAGGCCTTTCTCTACTCCTTTCTTTCCGGTCTGTCCGAACCCGTGGGCGCGCTTGTCGGCTACCTGATTCTCATGCCGTTTTTCACCCCAACGGTTTTCGGTGTTCTGTTCGCTTCGGTGGCAGGCATCATGGTGTTCATTTCGCTGGATGAGCTGCTGCCCGCTGCCGAGGAATTCGGCGAGCATCACCTTTCCATTTACGGCCTCATCGCCGGAATGGGCGTGATGGCACTGTCACTGTTACTCTTTTTATAA